In Pedobacter sp. W3I1, one DNA window encodes the following:
- a CDS encoding ABC transporter ATP-binding protein → MIQLNNIEKYYANKGIKNYVLRLVTTSIKQGEFVSIMGPSGAGKSTLLNIIGMLEEPTYGSYEFLGEDVTSLNERKRIELYRNHIGFVFQAYHLIDEMTVYENIEAPLLYKKVGSAERASRIADLLDRFNMVAKKDLFPNQLSGGQQQLVGIARALAAQPSIILADEPTGNLQSAQAEEIMTLFKKLNQEDGITIIQVTHSEKNAQYGNRILHIADGVVKEDVAVLS, encoded by the coding sequence ATGATACAACTTAATAACATCGAAAAATATTACGCCAACAAAGGCATTAAAAATTATGTGTTGCGTTTGGTTACTACCAGTATTAAACAAGGTGAATTTGTTTCCATTATGGGACCATCAGGTGCAGGAAAATCTACCTTGCTTAATATTATTGGCATGCTCGAAGAGCCAACTTATGGTTCCTACGAGTTTCTGGGCGAAGATGTAACCTCGCTGAATGAACGTAAACGTATCGAGCTTTACCGCAACCACATAGGCTTTGTTTTTCAGGCCTACCACTTAATTGATGAAATGACCGTTTATGAAAATATTGAAGCCCCACTGTTGTACAAAAAAGTGGGTAGCGCGGAGCGGGCAAGTAGGATTGCCGACCTGCTGGACCGTTTTAATATGGTGGCTAAAAAAGATTTATTCCCGAATCAACTGTCAGGCGGGCAGCAACAATTGGTTGGTATAGCAAGGGCATTGGCTGCTCAACCCTCTATCATTCTGGCTGATGAGCCAACGGGCAACTTGCAATCGGCACAGGCCGAAGAAATTATGACACTATTTAAAAAGCTAAATCAGGAAGATGGAATTACCATTATCCAGGTAACACATTCAGAGAAAAATGCGCAATATGGAAATAGGATTTTGCACATCGCCGATGGTGTAGTAAAGGAGGATGTGGCCGTATTAAGTTAA